From a region of the Streptomyces tirandamycinicus genome:
- a CDS encoding APC family permease, giving the protein MATSTSTGPQEHESSLKRAIGPKLMILFVIGDILGTGIYATTGKVAGKVGGALWLPFLIGFAVALLTAASYVELVGKYPKAAGAALYTQKAFRLPFLTFIVAFMVMCSGLSSASAAARAFSGQYFQEFTDAIPPTAIAIAFILGLAAIALRGVAESVRTNMVLTLVELSGLAVVLVIGAYAVLNGVGEPSRLGEFQSSGTGYALLTSVLGATALGFFAFVGFEDSVNMAEETKDPVRTFPRAIFIGVGVTGTIYVLVALVSSLLVDYRTLAQSDGPLLEVVKVGGVAFPPKLFAAIALFAVTNSALINIMMASRLCYGLANEKVLPRGMARLLPHRRTPVTGILFVTVIAVALVSTGEIEGLGDTTAFLLLCVFAVVNVAVLVLRKDRVGHAHFRTPTALPVLGAITSVVLASPLSERGSDVYIRAGVLVAVGIALWGVNRLWMRMRHEETATWGSAG; this is encoded by the coding sequence ATGGCCACATCCACGTCCACGGGTCCGCAGGAGCACGAGTCGTCGCTGAAGCGCGCCATCGGCCCGAAGCTGATGATCCTCTTCGTCATCGGCGACATCCTCGGCACCGGCATCTACGCCACGACCGGAAAGGTCGCGGGGAAGGTCGGCGGGGCGCTGTGGCTGCCGTTCCTGATCGGCTTCGCCGTCGCGCTGCTGACGGCGGCCTCGTACGTCGAGCTCGTCGGCAAGTACCCGAAGGCGGCGGGCGCCGCGCTCTACACCCAGAAGGCGTTCCGGCTCCCCTTCCTGACCTTCATCGTCGCCTTCATGGTCATGTGCTCGGGGCTGTCCTCGGCGAGCGCGGCGGCCCGCGCGTTCAGCGGCCAGTACTTCCAGGAGTTCACCGACGCGATCCCGCCGACTGCGATCGCGATCGCCTTCATCCTCGGCCTGGCCGCGATCGCGCTGCGGGGTGTCGCGGAGTCGGTGCGGACGAACATGGTGCTGACGCTGGTCGAGCTGTCGGGGCTGGCGGTGGTCCTGGTGATCGGGGCGTACGCCGTGCTGAACGGCGTCGGGGAGCCCTCCCGGCTGGGCGAGTTCCAGTCCAGCGGCACCGGTTACGCCCTGCTGACGAGCGTGCTCGGCGCCACCGCGCTGGGGTTCTTCGCCTTCGTCGGCTTCGAGGACTCCGTCAACATGGCGGAGGAGACGAAGGATCCGGTCCGGACGTTCCCCCGCGCCATCTTCATCGGCGTCGGGGTGACCGGCACCATCTACGTCCTCGTGGCCCTGGTGTCGTCGCTGCTGGTCGACTACCGGACGCTGGCCCAGTCGGACGGCCCGCTGCTGGAGGTGGTGAAGGTCGGCGGGGTCGCCTTCCCGCCGAAACTGTTCGCGGCCATCGCACTCTTCGCGGTCACCAACTCCGCGCTCATCAACATCATGATGGCCTCGCGGCTCTGCTACGGGCTCGCCAACGAGAAGGTGCTGCCGCGCGGCATGGCCCGGCTGCTCCCGCACCGCCGTACGCCCGTCACCGGAATCCTCTTCGTCACCGTGATCGCCGTCGCCCTCGTCTCGACCGGTGAGATCGAGGGGCTCGGCGACACCACCGCGTTCCTGCTGCTGTGCGTCTTCGCGGTGGTCAACGTGGCGGTGCTGGTACTGCGCAAGGACCGCGTCGGGCACGCCCACTTCCGCACCCCGACGGCCCTGCCGGTGCTGGGCGCGATCACGTCGGTCGTCCTGGCGAGCCCGCTCTCGGAGCGGGGTTCGGACGTGTACATCAGGGCCGGCGTGCTGGTGGCCGTCGGCATCGCGCTCTGGGGCGTCAACAGGCTGTGGATGAGGATGCGGCACGAGGAGACCGCGACCTGGGGCTCCGCGGGCTGA
- a CDS encoding transcriptional regulator, whose amino-acid sequence MLLRLASERATGALLRDRGTLYLVEGQVVHAESPAAPGIDVMLSATGRLRADGWTEALREAGADGAVGRYLVDSGLVSGGELEICHLGALFDAAFFALAPSSGPTRFRYGVAHWIGPVRPVAAEAVERETVRRRALLDRLWAHPETDTAPVVPAPRTARLRTAPRQRAVLDLADGVRTPADIARALGRPAFHTLVDVRRLAAAGLVETPRPAPATAPTPPPDVARLMAMSADPDVALLRRLRDALEATL is encoded by the coding sequence ATGCTGCTGCGGCTCGCCTCCGAGCGGGCCACCGGCGCCCTCTTACGGGACCGGGGGACGCTGTACCTCGTCGAGGGCCAGGTCGTGCACGCCGAGAGCCCCGCCGCGCCGGGTATCGACGTCATGCTCTCCGCCACCGGACGGCTGCGCGCCGACGGCTGGACGGAGGCCCTTCGCGAGGCCGGGGCGGACGGCGCGGTCGGCCGCTACCTCGTCGACAGCGGCCTGGTGTCCGGCGGCGAACTGGAGATCTGCCATCTCGGCGCGCTCTTCGACGCGGCCTTCTTCGCCCTCGCCCCCAGCAGCGGCCCCACCCGCTTCCGCTACGGCGTGGCCCACTGGATAGGCCCGGTTCGGCCGGTGGCCGCCGAGGCGGTCGAGCGCGAGACCGTGCGGCGCCGGGCCCTGCTGGACCGTCTCTGGGCGCATCCGGAGACGGACACCGCGCCGGTGGTGCCCGCCCCCCGGACCGCCCGTCTGCGGACCGCCCCGCGGCAGCGCGCCGTCCTCGACCTCGCCGACGGGGTGCGTACGCCCGCCGACATCGCCCGCGCTCTGGGCCGTCCCGCGTTCCACACCCTCGTCGACGTACGCAGGCTGGCCGCGGCCGGGCTCGTCGAGACCCCGCGCCCGGCCCCCGCCACCGCGCCCACCCCGCCACCCGATGTCGCCCGCCTGATGGCGATGTCCGCCGATCCGGACGTCGCCCTGCTCCGCCGGCTCCGTGACGCCCTGGAGGCAACGCTGTGA
- a CDS encoding roadblock/LC7 domain-containing protein: MTASTGVLDELHRLRTRLPQLTGALAASVDGLVLARDTPEAEAETVAALTAAALGVAVRLTEATGQGRFRELLVRGESGYVATYAAGTAAVITVTAEPRVNVGRLHLEARKAGARIGELVDGALERP; encoded by the coding sequence ATGACCGCGAGCACCGGAGTCCTCGACGAACTGCACCGGTTGAGGACCCGGCTACCGCAGCTCACCGGCGCCCTCGCGGCCAGCGTGGACGGCCTCGTGCTGGCCAGGGACACCCCGGAGGCGGAGGCGGAGACCGTCGCCGCACTGACCGCCGCCGCACTCGGCGTGGCCGTGCGCCTCACCGAGGCGACCGGCCAGGGCCGCTTCCGCGAACTGCTCGTGCGCGGCGAGAGCGGCTATGTGGCGACGTACGCGGCGGGCACCGCCGCCGTGATCACCGTGACCGCCGAACCCCGGGTCAACGTCGGCCGGTTGCACCTCGAGGCCCGCAAGGCCGGGGCGCGCATCGGCGAACTCGTGGACGGAGCACTCGAACGCCCCTGA
- a CDS encoding MurR/RpiR family transcriptional regulator: protein MNDTSPAGRLQRLFEGHRLTPTQRRIAHCMVRRAADVPFLSSVELAELAGVSQPSVTRFAVALGFDGYPALRRHLREVAPAEPAQEGQEFTEYQQAVHAEIENLRHLAELLADPGPVERAARLLAASRPLPVLGLRAASSQARGFAYFAAKVHPDIRLLDEGGSMLADRIDAARRAGATALLCFALPRHPREVVEALGYAREGGLTVVTVADSAFAPVAAHSDVLIPAAVGTGLAFDTACAPMLLGRVLLEAMCDGLPDAQARLEEFDVRAAERGLFAD from the coding sequence ATGAACGACACCAGCCCCGCCGGACGGCTCCAGCGGCTCTTCGAAGGCCACCGGCTCACCCCCACCCAGCGCCGCATCGCCCACTGCATGGTGCGCAGGGCCGCCGACGTGCCGTTCCTGTCCAGCGTCGAACTGGCCGAGCTCGCCGGGGTCAGCCAGCCCTCCGTCACCCGCTTCGCCGTCGCGCTCGGATTCGACGGCTATCCGGCGCTGCGCAGGCACCTGCGTGAGGTGGCCCCCGCCGAACCGGCCCAGGAAGGGCAGGAGTTCACCGAGTACCAGCAGGCCGTGCACGCCGAGATCGAGAACCTGCGGCATCTCGCCGAACTGCTCGCCGACCCCGGCCCCGTGGAACGGGCCGCCCGGCTGCTCGCCGCCTCCCGCCCGCTGCCGGTCCTCGGGCTGCGCGCGGCCTCCTCGCAGGCCCGTGGCTTCGCCTACTTCGCCGCCAAGGTCCACCCGGACATCCGGCTGCTCGACGAGGGCGGCTCGATGCTGGCCGACCGCATCGACGCCGCACGGCGGGCGGGTGCGACCGCGCTCCTCTGCTTCGCCCTGCCCCGCCATCCCCGGGAGGTCGTGGAGGCGCTCGGGTACGCCCGCGAGGGCGGGCTGACCGTCGTCACGGTCGCGGACTCGGCGTTCGCGCCCGTCGCCGCCCACAGCGATGTGCTGATCCCGGCCGCCGTCGGCACCGGCCTCGCCTTCGACACGGCGTGCGCGCCGATGCTGCTGGGCCGGGTGCTGCTGGAGGCGATGTGCGACGGACTGCCGGACGCGCAGGCGCGGCTGGAGGAGTTCGACGTCCGGGCCGCGGAGCGCGGACTCTTCGCGGACTGA
- a CDS encoding cystathionine beta-synthase: MRFHDSMISLVGNTPLLKLNSVTAGIQATVLAKVEYFNPGGSVKDRIALRMIEAAEQSGELKPGGTIVEPTSGNTGVGLAIVAQQKGYKCIFVCPDKVSTDKINVLRAYGAEVVVCPTAVDPEHPDSYYNVSDRLVRETPGAWKPDQYSNPNNPRSHYETTGPELWEQTEGKITHFVAGIGTGGTISGTGNYLKEISGGAVRVVGADPEGSVYSGGSGRPYLVEGVGEDFWPTAYDPNVTDEIIAVSDKDSFQMTRRLAKEEGLLVGGSCGMAVVAALRVAEGLGPDDVVVVLLPDSGRGYLSKIFNDEWMNDYGFLEQAGDQPRVGDVLKHKEGALPSLVHMHPEETVGQAIEVLREYGVSQMPIVKPGAGHPDVMAAEVIGSVVERELLDALFTQRASLNDPLEKHMSESLPQVGSGEPVGDLMSVLGTADAAIVLVEGKPTGVVSRQDLLSFLAMSGK, encoded by the coding sequence GTGCGATTCCACGACTCGATGATCAGTCTGGTTGGCAATACCCCGCTGCTGAAGCTGAACAGCGTGACCGCGGGCATTCAGGCGACGGTCCTCGCCAAGGTCGAGTACTTCAACCCCGGCGGCTCGGTGAAGGACCGCATCGCCCTGCGCATGATCGAGGCGGCCGAGCAGAGCGGGGAGCTCAAGCCGGGCGGCACGATCGTCGAGCCGACGAGCGGCAACACCGGCGTCGGGCTGGCCATCGTGGCCCAGCAGAAGGGCTACAAGTGCATCTTCGTCTGCCCGGACAAGGTGTCCACGGACAAGATCAATGTGCTCCGCGCGTACGGCGCGGAGGTCGTCGTCTGCCCGACGGCGGTCGATCCGGAGCACCCGGACTCGTACTACAACGTCTCGGACCGGCTGGTGCGCGAGACGCCGGGTGCCTGGAAGCCGGACCAGTACTCCAACCCGAACAACCCGCGTTCGCACTACGAGACGACCGGTCCCGAACTGTGGGAACAGACTGAGGGGAAAATCACCCATTTCGTGGCCGGTATCGGCACCGGCGGCACCATCTCCGGCACCGGCAACTACCTCAAGGAGATCAGCGGCGGCGCGGTGCGCGTCGTCGGCGCCGACCCGGAGGGCTCCGTCTACTCCGGCGGCTCCGGCCGGCCGTACCTGGTCGAGGGCGTCGGTGAGGACTTCTGGCCCACCGCCTACGACCCGAACGTCACGGACGAGATCATCGCCGTGTCCGACAAGGACTCGTTCCAGATGACCCGCCGCCTCGCCAAGGAGGAGGGCCTGCTGGTCGGCGGGTCCTGCGGGATGGCGGTCGTCGCCGCGCTGCGCGTGGCCGAGGGCCTCGGCCCGGACGACGTGGTGGTCGTGCTGCTCCCGGACAGCGGACGCGGCTATCTGTCGAAGATCTTCAACGACGAGTGGATGAACGACTACGGCTTCCTCGAGCAGGCCGGCGACCAGCCGCGGGTCGGCGACGTGCTGAAGCACAAGGAGGGCGCCCTGCCGTCCCTGGTGCACATGCACCCCGAGGAGACCGTGGGCCAGGCCATCGAGGTGCTGCGCGAGTACGGCGTCTCCCAGATGCCGATCGTGAAGCCGGGCGCCGGGCACCCGGACGTCATGGCCGCCGAGGTCATCGGCTCCGTGGTGGAGCGGGAACTGCTGGACGCGCTGTTCACGCAGCGCGCCTCGCTGAACGACCCGCTGGAGAAGCACATGAGCGAGTCGCTTCCCCAGGTCGGTTCGGGCGAGCCGGTCGGCGACCTGATGTCCGTGCTCGGGACCGCCGACGCGGCGATCGTGCTGGTCGAGGGCAAGCCCACCGGTGTCGTGAGCCGTCAGGACCTGCTGTCGTTCCTGGCAATGTCCGGGAAGTAG
- a CDS encoding SGNH/GDSL hydrolase family protein, giving the protein MARRIAAGAAYGGGGIGLLGAAAVTLLLAEVQLAKRSVGGGTAPFPPGADGVYGTAFGLSGPLRLVLLGDSTAAGQGVRRAGQTPGALLASGLAAVAERPVELFNVAQPGARSDDLERQVGLALRDPARIPDVCVIMIGANDVTHRMPPTQSVRHLSAAVRRLRTAGAEVVVGTCPDLGTIEPVYQPLRWLARRVSRQLAAAQTIGVVEQGGRTVSLGDLLGPEFAANPRELFGPDNYHPSAEGYATAAMAVLPTLCAALGLWPETDRLDADRREGMLPVAKAAAEAASEAGTEVTGARAPWALLKHRRRRRLPVPAEPAPSEPRAAEVRGRGTE; this is encoded by the coding sequence GTGGCGCGGCGCATCGCGGCGGGCGCGGCTTACGGCGGCGGCGGGATCGGTCTGCTCGGAGCCGCGGCGGTGACTCTTCTGCTGGCCGAGGTGCAGTTGGCGAAGAGATCGGTGGGGGGCGGTACGGCTCCCTTCCCGCCCGGGGCGGACGGCGTCTACGGCACGGCCTTCGGGCTGTCCGGTCCGCTGCGGCTGGTCCTGCTCGGCGACTCGACGGCCGCCGGTCAGGGCGTGCGCCGGGCGGGGCAGACCCCGGGCGCGCTGCTGGCCTCGGGTCTCGCGGCGGTGGCGGAGCGCCCGGTGGAGCTGTTCAACGTGGCCCAGCCCGGTGCGCGCTCCGACGACCTCGAACGGCAGGTGGGCCTCGCCCTGCGGGACCCCGCCCGGATCCCGGACGTCTGCGTGATCATGATCGGGGCGAACGACGTGACGCACCGGATGCCCCCGACCCAGTCGGTGCGCCACCTCTCCGCGGCGGTGCGCCGGCTGCGGACGGCCGGTGCGGAGGTGGTGGTGGGCACCTGCCCGGATCTCGGCACCATCGAACCCGTGTACCAGCCGCTGCGGTGGCTCGCCCGGCGGGTCTCCCGGCAGCTCGCGGCCGCGCAGACGATCGGCGTGGTGGAGCAGGGCGGCCGTACGGTCTCGCTGGGCGACCTGCTGGGTCCGGAGTTCGCGGCGAACCCCCGCGAGTTGTTCGGACCCGACAACTACCACCCCTCGGCCGAGGGGTACGCCACGGCGGCGATGGCGGTGCTGCCGACCCTGTGCGCGGCGCTGGGCCTCTGGCCGGAGACGGACCGGCTGGACGCCGACCGCCGCGAGGGCATGCTGCCGGTCGCCAAGGCCGCGGCGGAGGCGGCGAGCGAGGCCGGTACCGAGGTCACCGGCGCCCGCGCCCCGTGGGCCCTGCTCAAGCACCGCAGGCGCCGCCGTCTGCCGGTCCCGGCGGAGCCCGCGCCTTCCGAGCCCCGGGCCGCCGAGGTCCGCGGGCGGGGGACGGAGTGA
- a CDS encoding acetyl-CoA C-acetyltransferase, whose protein sequence is MPEAVIVSAARSPIGRAFKGSLKELRPDDLTATIVQAALAKVPELDPKDIDDLMLGCGLPGGEQGHNLGRIVAVQMGMDHLPGCTVTRYCSSSLQTSRMALHAIKAGEGDVFISAGVEMVSRSVKGTSDGLPDTHNPLFAEAEARTAAVAASEGASWHDPREDGLVPDAYIAMGQTAENLARLKGVTRQEMDEFGVRSQNLAEEAIKNGFWEREITPVTLPDGTVVSKDDGPRAGVTLEGVQGLKPVFRPDGLVTAGNCCPLNDGAAALVIMSDTKARELGLTPLARIVSTGVSGLSPEIMGYGPVEASRQALRRAGLTVDDIDLVEINEAFAAQVIPSYRDLGIPLEKLNVNGGAIAVGHPFGMTGARITGTLINSLQFHDKQFGLETMCVGGGQGMAMVVERLS, encoded by the coding sequence ATGCCCGAAGCCGTGATCGTCTCTGCCGCCCGCTCGCCCATCGGACGGGCCTTCAAGGGCTCACTGAAGGAGCTGCGGCCGGACGACCTGACCGCGACGATCGTCCAGGCCGCACTGGCCAAGGTCCCCGAACTGGACCCCAAGGACATCGACGACCTGATGCTCGGCTGCGGCCTGCCCGGCGGCGAGCAGGGCCACAACCTGGGCCGGATCGTGGCCGTGCAGATGGGGATGGACCACCTCCCCGGCTGCACCGTCACCCGCTACTGCTCGTCCTCGCTGCAGACGTCCCGGATGGCGCTGCACGCCATCAAGGCCGGCGAGGGCGACGTCTTCATATCGGCCGGCGTCGAGATGGTCTCCCGCTCCGTGAAGGGCACCTCCGACGGCCTCCCCGACACCCACAACCCGCTCTTCGCCGAGGCGGAGGCCCGGACCGCGGCCGTCGCCGCCAGCGAGGGCGCGAGCTGGCACGACCCGCGCGAGGACGGCCTGGTCCCGGACGCGTACATCGCGATGGGGCAGACCGCGGAGAACCTGGCCCGCCTCAAGGGCGTCACCCGCCAGGAGATGGACGAGTTCGGCGTGCGGTCCCAGAACCTCGCCGAGGAAGCGATCAAGAACGGCTTCTGGGAGCGCGAGATCACGCCCGTGACGCTGCCGGACGGCACGGTCGTCAGCAAGGACGACGGCCCGCGTGCCGGCGTCACGCTGGAGGGCGTGCAGGGCCTGAAGCCGGTGTTCCGCCCGGACGGCCTGGTCACCGCGGGCAACTGCTGCCCGCTCAACGACGGCGCGGCCGCGCTGGTGATCATGTCGGACACCAAGGCGCGGGAGCTGGGCCTGACCCCGCTGGCCCGGATCGTCTCCACCGGGGTCTCCGGCCTCTCTCCCGAGATCATGGGCTACGGCCCGGTCGAGGCGAGCAGGCAGGCGCTGCGGCGGGCCGGGCTCACCGTGGACGACATCGACCTGGTCGAGATCAACGAGGCGTTCGCGGCGCAGGTCATCCCCTCCTACCGGGACCTGGGCATCCCGCTCGAGAAGCTGAACGTCAACGGCGGCGCGATCGCGGTCGGCCACCCCTTCGGCATGACCGGCGCGCGCATCACCGGCACGCTGATCAACTCGCTCCAGTTCCACGACAAGCAGTTCGGCCTGGAGACCATGTGCGTGGGCGGCGGCCAGGGAATGGCGATGGTCGTCGAGCGGCTCAGCTGA